One Anolis carolinensis isolate JA03-04 chromosome 4, rAnoCar3.1.pri, whole genome shotgun sequence DNA window includes the following coding sequences:
- the prkab2 gene encoding 5'-AMP-activated protein kinase subunit beta-2 — translation MGNTTSERVSGERHGSKSHRSDGGSSSQHAKDHSNKIMVGSTDDPNVFSTHESKLPGDKEFVSWHHDLDESVKPYQQARPTVIRWTDGGKEVFISGSFNNWSAKIPLIKSHNDFVAILDLPEGEHQYKFFVDGQWVHDPSEPVVTSQLGTINNLIHVKKSDFEVFDALKVDSLESSETSCRDLSGSPPGTYSQEMYVYRPEERFKSPPILPPHLLQVILNKDTNISCDPALLPEPNHVMLNHLYALSIKDGVMVLSATHRYKKKYVTTLLYKPI, via the exons ATGGGGAACACCACTAGTGAGAGGGTATCTGGGGAACGCCACGGCTCCAAGTCTCATCGTTCTGATGGAGGTAGCAGCAGCCAACATGCCAAGGATCATTCAAACAAGATCATGGTTGGAAGCACTGATGATCCCAATGTTTTCAGCACACATGAATCCAAG CTTCCTGGAGATAAGGAATTTGTGTCATGGCATCATGACTTGGATGAGTCAGTAAAGCCATATCAACAGGCTCGTCCCACTGTTATTCGTTGGACTGATGGGGGCAAGGAAGTCTTCATCTCGGGATCCTTCAACAACTGGAGTGCAAAGATACCTTTAATTAAAAG CCACAATGACTTTGTTGCTATTCTGGACCTTCCTGAAGGGGAACACCAGTACAAATTCTTTGTGGATGGCCAGTGGGTTCATGATCCATCTGAG CCAGTGGTGACTAGTCAGCTGGGGACAATTAACAATCTGATTCATGTCAAGAAGTCTGACTTTGAAGTGTTTGATGCTTTAAAGGTGGACTCCCTGGAAAGTTCAGAGACTTCTTGTCGAG ACCTTTCTGGCTCTCCTCCTGGAACATACAGCCAAGAAATGTACGTCTATAGGCCTGAGGAGCGTTTCAAATCCCCACCGATTCTCCCTCCTCATCTCCTCCAGGTCATCCTTAATAAGGATACTAACATTTCA TGCGATCCAGCCCTCCTGCCTGAGCCAAATCATGTGATGCTGAACCATCTGTATGCACTCTCCATTAAG GATGGTGTTATGGTACTCAGTGCCACCCATCGCTACAAGAAGAAATATGTTACTACCCTGCTGTACAAGCCCATTTGA